The nucleotide window ACAATGATGTGGGTCCATCTAATGTTACGTATATACTATTTATAAAGATAATCATACTGCAACAAAAAAAAGGTTAGCTTTAAGCATGAACAAAACATCAAGTCTGCTACAaacattataaacatatatgtttgtatttaatAGTATTTACATATGATACAAATattatgatacaaataatattagatacaaatattattagatacaaataatattttcacTACGGTGATTATGTGAGTTTAATTGcttcaagaaaaacaaaattatttagTCGGCTGTTATGCCATGGTAACATCATTCCTTCCCGGCCCTGTTGCCAGATgctttcacaaaatatcaccaaatttgaaaagaaaatcatgTCTTCTCCATGCATACAAAGTGCTATGTTTGTCGAGGAATGTGCAtggttttgacctaaagatgGAGACGCTTCCGGGCATTTTGGGAATGTCCCTTTAAGTGGCGCCTTAACTGTATCTTGTTGTTTTTCCCTTCTTTATTAGCCTTCTCTGTTTCTCTTGGTGAttactagctttgataaacattcttgtttttttttttttctgtaactaAACCAGTTACTTATCATTTTGTGACACCAAAATGTCGATTACAATCAACTTGATAACAAAGTTGACAATGAGGCTATACTTGCAGAGCAGAGTACGACAAACTAAATGTGAACTCGACGAGCAATACATATGTGATTCACTAAGCAGAGAAGATTCTCAAACCTGACGTCATAGatgctaatgaatattcataactcaGTAAAGCAATACCAATACAGCCAATCCTCAcgtgacagtatttctcaagagaACCGTTTTGTACACAGTTTGATATGTCGAGCAATGCCATATAGTCTTGGTGAGCAATAGCCCGAGTGACTATACGATAAGCTGAACTGGCCAACAAGTTAAGATCAGTGAGAGTGATGTTGAAGTAAACCAGAATGACTACAACCTACTGAATCGCTCATTTACAAAAtgaatttgcataattaaaaaGTACAAAGACACTGACGGCATACTATATCAAGTATCGAGAGATTTGCCAGTATATCTTCTTCTGTGTCTTAGCAGACGACATCGATTTTACATACTAATGGTAATTTTAAACCTAATGTACGGTGCCACATTGTGTTCtgaaatgaattattttcattGGACGAGAATTTATCATGAAAGTGATGTTTGTGATGTAAAAGTTCAACGgtattttacttatttttgtGCGACAATATCGTCCCAGTTACTGAAATCATAGTTGAGTATCGCTTTAGCAAACTTTAATGCCAGTACGTTGTTATATATAATCGTATAAGGCAGGTTTAATCAAGTCTCAAAATgtggcattttttttaaatttatattttgttttcttatttggTATGGTTGCGTTACTTGGCCTGATTAGTGAGTGTTCGCTGATTTGACATGGGGTACGCTTGCGTTGTCTGCTTACTTTTGTATGATAGCACGTGATCACGTTTACTTTGTCTAATAAGGTTGTATTCACTGTTTTTCATAAGGTAAGGTATAGCATTCAACTTATTTACAGACGGAGGGCTCATTATATTTTTGCTTTCTAAAGGTGAACATCACGCCGATGACTCCCGTTGAAGTTCAGTTATCGCCGGGTAATGTATACCCAGCTTTTTGTTCGCAAAGTCGGGGTTTTCATGTAGTACGACAAAGTACAACGTACATGGTGTTTAGCTGTCCAATAAGACAGTTTTCACTAAATTATTTCATGAGGGATAGTAAAGCGTTCCCATATCTGGTCAAGTTCCCTTCACGTTTCTTTAATATACCACGTCACGGAACACACTTGATCTATTGTCTTCCGTATGTTAGGTTTAGTCTAACTCTGGTATACGCTCGATCGATCATATACGTTATTGTCTAACAGGAAATAACAACACTGCAGTTTGTGCAAATTTACATGTTCAATTCGTTGAATATCACTGCTGCGTCATGACTTTACTTATTCTTTCAAACAACTTTGTTTTGATTGACCTCGTATACTCTCAGTGGACGCACAAACACAGTGAAGGATCGTATACGGTAGCTAACGCTGTTGCTCTAGAATAAAGTCAAACGCGTCAAGAACTCCATATATGGCTGACCACAATCATAGTAGAATAAGAGCGATTTATAGGAGACGCCATAGCATAGAAACCGACTATTCACTGCAGTTAAATACATGCGACAAGTTGATTTTTGTGTTGAAATACAAACTAAAgaagcaaaaaatatataaataaaatagaaaaaaaataaattgaaagaatGTGTATTATACTCAATTCCAGATAACAATTTCTCAAACTAAGACACTTCCGTAGATTAGGTCATCAAATGAACCATCAAGGGCACCGGCTGTGTTGAtgccaaatatgctagaaattcaaataatggtcagtCATTCTCCAGTTTTAACCACCATTTTACTttacccccccccatcccctacACGCGCACTGAGAAATTAAATCATCTATGTTAATACTCCTCATATAATTTGAAATTACTTTGAGGGATCAGAGCCTCTCGTAATTTCAGAGAACTAGTCTttaaaacttctagcaattttatttttagGGTGCTAAAATTGGGGCCTAATATAATATACTGGTGAGCTTTCACTTATCGTGGGTAATGTACGTTGACGTTCGATTCTAAATCTTCCGTTGCCCGAACACATTTTCATATTCCCTGCAAATAGTAGATCGAAACCTTTCAACATTTGAGGTGAATCAATTGAATTAAACTAAAGCATATTAACTCCACTGATTGTTATATGATTTgtaatatcaagttatatcGAAAACGTACAATTTCCTCACATAAAACTACTTTTGATATAGGTTTTGATGCGCTGTGTTTCATCACCAACTTTAAAGTACACGGTGAGGTTTGCAAAGAACTTCTCTTGTGAAACACATGTTCTGAACTCAAACTATGTTGTATCTGATATCTTCCTCTAAATATGCCAGgaagctgccattttgtaaatctgtgacgtcatagtgccactatgatatgatttttttttaactttcccTCAGTTTTACTTTTCATATGTTTATTTTAAGAATGTTATAATATGGTTGCTACTGAAACTATTGCTATGATTAAGTCATGTTAATATATTCAATATTGTAGAtacaacattttcatttcatttttttgcaaGTTTGACCTTTAGACCTTATTTGATCAAATGACCTTTTTAATTCCACAAATGTAACATTAACTCAATAGTACTATATAGGCTACATTATGAAatagaaaataagaaaactttTCTGACATCTATTACCGTGTTTTTAATGCATTAAAAAATAGTGCGAAGGCAAATGGTAATGAATATCATCCATTGAGTGAATGCTGTttgtatgaagttaaaagaagaTGTGTTGGTCGCGTTATTAGAAATCACAGAAATAAACATTATCTACAATTCACTTACATCCATCGGAAAGGGAATAATATGCGCATGTTCATTTTCTCATGGCGTGTTCTGATTGGACGAGGGTTTCAACATATTGTCGTTAACTTCAATACTCCCACTGATCTTGGCCTTGTGGTCAAGCTTGTCGTACGACGCTAAATTAAGCTGATGTTATTTGCTCATTTAGttctgaatattcattagcaTCGATGACGTCATTTTGAGATGCTGGTCTACTTTCTCTGTTGAGTAAGTCATACGAGTTGCTCTTTGGGGTTGCATTCAGTTGGTCGTACCCTGCACTAGTAGAGGCATTAACATTAGCTTTACTGGAAGGGTCACCTCTGTTAAGCTGATCGTATCCGACATCTTGGGGTGACGTCACCGCTTCAATACTCCCACTGAGCTCGGCCTTGTGGTTAAGCTTGTCGTACGATGCTGAAGCTGACGATATTTTCTCATTCAgctctgaatattcattagcaTCGATGACGTCATTTTGAGATGCTGGTCTACTTTCTCTGTTGAGTAAGTCATACGAGTTGCTCTTTGGGGTTGCATTCAGTTGGTCGTACCCTGCACTAGTAGAGGCATTAACATTAGCTTTACTGGAAGGGTCACCTCTGTTAAGCTGATCGTATCCGACATCTTGGGGTGACGTCACCGCTTCAATACTCCCACTGAGCTCGGCCTTGTGGTTAAGCTTGTCGTACGATGCTGAAGCTGACGATATTTTCTCATTCAgctctgaatattcattagcaTCGATGACATCATTTTGAGATACTGGTTTACTTTCTCTGTTGAGTAAGTCATACGTGTTTCTCTTTGCAGTTGCATTCAGTTGGTCATACCCTGCACTAGTAGTGGCATTAACATTAGCTTTACTGGAAGGGTCACCTCTGTTAAGCTGATCATATCCGACATCTTGGTGTGACGTCACCGCTTCATTCGAGGTCGAATCGGGTTCCAATGTATGGTAAAAGGGAGTTTTATTATTAGATACCTCCTCATATCCCTGGCTGCCTCCTATATGTGGTTTTGGCTGATTTTTGTCAACCTCTTCATACTGGCCTGCTGAagtattttttgtttcatttccgtTGCTTTTGGACTTAATTCCAGACTGTTTACCAGCATCA belongs to Apostichopus japonicus isolate 1M-3 chromosome 4, ASM3797524v1, whole genome shotgun sequence and includes:
- the LOC139966624 gene encoding uncharacterized protein — protein: MDAFLELKRSLGYSGAHSVRARPHRSAISHGDSKKNTTTCCGSPKTTDTMHAEAPTTYFNTTTVTTDTMHTEAPTTYFSTTTVTTDTTHTEAPTTYFSTTAVMTSQNNEKVTTKYIPVASNGQSGSRLVVLVTIPVIVLAVLLLMLIGFYWMKSTARYRKRRNRNSTSGNEEIKVKDLEAGKGKTNSNGETEVPFNNYTDAGKQSGIKSKSNGNETKNTSAGQYEEVDKNQPKPHIGGSQGYEEVSNNKTPFYHTLEPDSTSNEAVTSHQDVGYDQLNRGDPSSKANVNATTSAGYDQLNATAKRNTYDLLNRESKPVSQNDVIDANEYSELNEKISSASASYDKLNHKAELSGSIEAVTSPQDVGYDQLNRGDPSSKANVNASTSAGYDQLNATPKSNSYDLLNRESRPASQNDVIDANEYSELNEKISSASASYDKLNHKAELSGSIEAVTSPQDVGYDQLNRGDPSSKANVNASTSAGYDQLNATPKSNSYDLLNRESRPASQNDVIDANEYSELNEQITSA